From the genome of Salvelinus fontinalis isolate EN_2023a chromosome 20, ASM2944872v1, whole genome shotgun sequence, one region includes:
- the LOC129817902 gene encoding uncharacterized protein LOC129817902 codes for MRPEAYVPRPTSRNLRPETYVPKPTSRGIRPEACPEAYVPRPATRSMRPEACDPKHASRGMRPEACVPRHASRGMRPEACVPRHASRNLRPEACVPKPTSRGLRPEAYVPGTTSRGLCPEDYVPRTTSRGLRPEAYVPRPTYLGLRPEVYVPRSTSRGLRPDPKHASRGMRPEACVPRHASRNLRPEACVPKPTSRGMRPEAYVPRPTSRGLRPEAYVPRTTSRGLRPEAYVPRPTSRGLRPEAYVPRPTSRGLRT; via the coding sequence ATGCGTCCCGAGGCCTACGTCCCGAGGCCTACGTCCCGAAACCTACGTCCCGAAACCTACGTCCCGAAACCTACGTCCCGAGGCATACGACCCGAGGCCTGTCCCGAAGCATACGTCCCGAGGCCTGCGACCCGAAGCATGCGTCCCGAGGCATGCGACCCGAAGCATGCGTCCCGAGGCATGCGTCCCGAGGCATGCGTCCCGAGGCATGCGTCCCGAGGCATGCGTCCCGAGGCATGCGTCCCGAGGCATGCGTCCCGAAACCTACGTCCCGAGGCATGCGTCCCGAAACCTACGTCCCGAGGCCTACGTCCCGAGGCCTACGTCCCGGGGACTACGTCCCGAGGACTATGTCCCGAGGACTACGTCCCGAGGACTACGTCCCGAGGCCTACGTCCCGAGGCCTACGTACCTAGGCCTACGTACCTAGGCCTACGTCCCGAGGTCTACGTCCCGAGGTCTACGTCCCGAGGTCTACGTCCCGACCCGAAGCATGCGTCCCGAGGCATGCGTCCCGAGGCATGCGTCCCGAGGCATGCGTCCCGAAACCTACGTCCCGAGGCATGCGTCCCGAAACCTACGTCCCGAGGCATGCGTCCCGAGGCCTACGTCCCGAGGCCTACGTCCCGAGGCCTACGTCCCGAGGCCTACGTCCCGAGGACTACGTCCCGAGGACTACGTCCCGAGGCCTACGTCCCGAGGCCTACGTCCCGAGGCCTACGTCCCGAGGCCTACGTCCCGAGGCCTACGTCCCGAGGCCTACGTACCTAG